The Aedes aegypti strain LVP_AGWG chromosome 3, AaegL5.0 Primary Assembly, whole genome shotgun sequence genome contains a region encoding:
- the LOC5576315 gene encoding protein flightless-1 homolog, which yields MGSSGRKFFGITIGVLLALSSSHLVFSQQCSNHYNSEQCSIHDLQLNSSNLGSFKFPVHANIELVNVKIDYFSPEVVQRMRWVSKLTISQGSVSKIFLKDDLQELIATSSLTHDVIIGETENEELERLTITQNQLESIPKNVEKLKTLTVLDLSYNKIEVVDLDELNGLGKLTYVDLSSNRIYYLTAVNSFELPRLETFKLDNNYLMEIDFDAWTMPSLTTLSIMSNSLKYIKDFKTENFPSLRTYQDYSNLFDCRWRAGFISMLQAWEQLENYYYQAQDCHKSVQLSAAVYRMLNIRDIRNNTIDLEDKEQLQSQLTTMLDTEQKQSRHIESLTKLVKEQTEQLEAVSTELQAQQTTIDGLLSQIEELKQLVAEIKQSAVPTGRTVPKGLRARMIQEIEEVIRRNLVEVED from the exons ATGGGAAGTTCGGGAAGGAAGTTTTTTGGCATCACTATCGGTGTGTTGCT AGCCCTTTCAAGTTCGCATTTGGTTTTCTCACAGCAATGCAGCAACCATTACAATTCCGAGCAATGCTCTATACATGATTTGCAATTAAATTCTTCTAATCTCGGGTCTTTTAAGTTCCCAGTCCATGCAAATATTGAACTTGTAAACGTAAAAATTGATTATTTCTCACCGGAAGTAGTTCAACGCATGAGGTGGGTTAGTAAGTTAACGATTAGCCAGGGATCAGTGTCCAAGATATTTCTCAAGGACGATCTCCAGGAACTGATAGCCACTTCCAGTTTAACGCACGATGTGATTATTGGCGAGACTGAAAACGAAGAGCTGGAGCGATTGACGATCACTCAGAATCAACTGGAAAGTATTCCCAAAAATGTAGAAAAGCTCAAAACTCTTACAGTTTTGGATTTAAGCTACAACAAAATTGAGGTTGTAGACCTGGATGAACTTAATGGATTGGGAAAGCTTACATACGTTGACTTATCAAGCAATAGGATTTATTACCTGACCGCTGTCAATTCTTTTGAGCTACCGAGGCTGGAAACATTCAAGTTAGATAATAATTACCTGATGGAAATTGATTTTGATGCATGGACCATGCCAAGTTTGACCACATTGAGTATAATGTCTAACAGTTTGAAGTACATCAAAGATTTCAAAACAGAGAACTTTCCATCTCTACGTACGTACCAAGATTATAGCAATCTATTTGATTGTCGTTGGCGAGCTGGTTTCATCTCAATGCTCCAAGCATGGGAACAACTTGAGAACTACTATTACCAAGCACAGGATTGTCACAAAAGTGTGCAACTTAGCGCAGCGGTTTATCGCATGCTCAACATCAGGGATATCCGCAACAACACGATCGACTTGGAAGACAAGGAGCAACTCCAGAGTCAGTTGACCACTATGCTGGATACCGAGCAAAAGCAGTCACGGCACATCGAATCACTGACCAAGTTGGTGAAGGAACAAACCGAACAGCTTGAGGCAGTGTCCACCGAACTTCAGGCCCAACAGACGACAATCGATGGGCTTCTGTCGCAAATCGAAGAGCTTAAGCAACTTGTGGCGGAAATTAAGCAATCGGCAGTGCCTACTGGACGGACCGTTCCCAAAGGATTGCGCGCGAGGATGATCCAAGAAATCGAGGAAGTCATTCGGAGGAATTTGGTCGAAGTCGAGGATTAG